A region from the Pseudonocardia petroleophila genome encodes:
- a CDS encoding MBL fold metallo-hydrolase: MDGRWVEVGDGVLARRHTELDLTVGLVLGGERALVVDTRGDVRQGAEWAAAVRALTALPLVVAITHAHFDHCFGTAAFLPCPVYAHPACRAAIVATAAAQRAEWASYYRDRGDDATAAALVGTDPPPPDRTAPTALDLGGRTVALRHPGRGHTDHDLVVHVDDVVFAGDLVEQGAPPSVGPDSVAAEWPGTLDALLALAPRVVVPGHGDPVDAAFVAEQRDGLA, encoded by the coding sequence GTGGACGGGCGGTGGGTGGAGGTCGGCGACGGGGTGCTGGCCCGGCGCCACACCGAGCTGGACCTGACGGTCGGGCTCGTGCTCGGCGGCGAGCGGGCGCTCGTCGTCGACACGCGCGGCGACGTCCGGCAGGGCGCCGAGTGGGCCGCCGCGGTGCGCGCGCTCACGGCCCTGCCGCTGGTCGTCGCCATCACCCACGCGCACTTCGACCACTGCTTCGGCACCGCGGCGTTCCTGCCGTGCCCGGTCTACGCCCATCCCGCCTGCCGCGCGGCGATCGTCGCGACGGCCGCGGCGCAGCGGGCCGAGTGGGCGTCGTACTACCGCGACCGGGGCGACGACGCCACGGCCGCCGCCCTCGTCGGCACCGACCCCCCGCCGCCCGACCGGACCGCGCCGACCGCGCTCGACCTCGGCGGCCGCACCGTCGCGCTGCGCCACCCCGGCCGCGGCCACACCGACCACGACCTGGTCGTGCACGTCGACGACGTGGTGTTCGCCGGCGACCTCGTGGAGCAGGGGGCCCCGCCGTCGGTCGGCCCGGACTCGGTGGCGGCGGAGTGGCCCGGCACCCTCGACGCCCTCCTCGCACTGGCGCCGCGGGTGGTCGTCCCCGGCCACGGCGACCCGGTGGACGCGGCGTTCGTGGCGGAGCAGCGCGACGGCCTCGCCTGA
- a CDS encoding DUF6529 family protein, which produces MSTPYDDPATQPHLPLRPAAPAPAPAPAPVAPRTGWLLAAGIGAAVAVGIGVYGRLHEPTFFAVNVGGFSSGTAAKAWLATAAFVLALVQLGSSLVMYGRFPRITAPGWTGTLHRWSGRAAVLLTVPVATHCLYALGFQSGDPRVLVHSLFGCFLYGAFVTKMLLLRRSGSPKWSLPVLGGAVFTALVALWLTSSVWFFTTSGLTF; this is translated from the coding sequence ATGAGCACGCCCTACGACGACCCGGCGACGCAGCCGCACCTCCCGCTGCGCCCCGCCGCTCCCGCTCCCGCTCCTGCTCCCGCCCCCGTCGCCCCGCGCACCGGGTGGCTGCTCGCCGCCGGGATCGGGGCCGCGGTGGCCGTCGGGATCGGGGTGTACGGCCGCCTCCACGAGCCGACGTTCTTCGCCGTCAACGTCGGCGGCTTCTCCAGCGGCACGGCGGCGAAGGCGTGGCTGGCGACGGCGGCGTTCGTGCTCGCACTGGTCCAGCTCGGGTCGTCGCTCGTGATGTACGGGCGGTTCCCGCGGATCACCGCACCGGGGTGGACCGGCACGCTGCACCGCTGGTCGGGCCGGGCCGCGGTGCTGCTCACGGTGCCGGTGGCGACCCACTGCCTCTACGCGCTCGGCTTCCAGTCCGGGGACCCGCGGGTGCTGGTGCACTCGCTGTTCGGCTGCTTCCTCTACGGCGCGTTCGTCACGAAGATGCTGCTGCTCCGGCGGTCGGGCTCACCGAAGTGGAGCCTGCCGGTCCTCGGTGGCGCCGTGTTCACCGCGCTCGTCGCCCTGTGGCTGACGTCCTCGGTCTGGTTCTTCACCACCTCCGGCCTGACCTTCTAG
- a CDS encoding ubiquinol-cytochrome c reductase iron-sulfur subunit, whose amino-acid sequence MPTELGRRTVLCGLACAALTGCAGYGSGRAAAPPAAPGGTPLAAVADVPVGGGLILAAQDVVLTQPVAGTVRAFTATCTHQGCVVADVTGGTINCTCHGSSFALDGSVVAGPAPAPLAEKAITVTDGAITLA is encoded by the coding sequence ATGCCCACCGAACTCGGCCGCCGCACCGTCCTGTGCGGGCTGGCCTGCGCCGCGCTCACCGGCTGCGCCGGGTACGGCTCCGGCCGCGCCGCCGCGCCTCCCGCCGCCCCCGGAGGCACCCCGCTCGCCGCCGTCGCCGACGTCCCGGTCGGCGGCGGGCTGATCCTCGCCGCGCAGGACGTCGTCCTCACCCAGCCCGTCGCCGGCACCGTCCGCGCGTTCACCGCCACCTGCACCCACCAGGGCTGCGTGGTCGCCGACGTCACCGGCGGCACGATCAACTGCACCTGCCACGGCAGCAGCTTCGCCCTCGACGGCTCGGTGGTCGCCGGACCGGCCCCGGCCCCGTTGGCGGAGAAGGCGATCACGGTCACCGACGGCGCGATCACGCTCGCCTGA